A genomic segment from Orientia tsutsugamushi str. Boryong encodes:
- a CDS encoding ATP-binding protein: MEAFYESYYKIWRFWYSGKSKCNIRALKPFTENKGINLSCNFKNDIKDLIIVNSIQIQAVLTLLICNATNSKCSEISVEVDLLPSTNQKTNYRILQLIVRNNGIGISAEKVKKINNELRNLHIKSYAVLGSELLLVKQFIHEITGKIKLESKQGKYTAFTYSIPIEVH, encoded by the coding sequence ATGGAAGCATTTTATGAGTCATACTATAAAATCTGGAGATTTTGGTATTCAGGCAAAAGTAAATGTAATATTAGAGCACTGAAGCCATTCACAGAAAATAAAGGAATAAATCTTAGCTGCAATTTTAAAAATGATATAAAAGATTTAATCATTGTAAATAGTATTCAAATACAGGCAGTACTAACACTATTAATTTGCAATGCTACTAATAGTAAATGCAGCGAAATTAGTGTTGAAGTTGATTTGCTACCTTCTACAAATCAAAAGACAAATTATAGAATATTACAATTAATTGTTCGTAATAATGGAATTGGAATTTCAGCTGAGAAAGTGAAAAAGATAAATAATGAGCTCAGAAACTTACATATCAAAAGCTATGCAGTACTAGGATCTGAATTACTACTCGTTAAACAGTTTATACATGAAATTACTGGAAAAATTAAACTAGAAAGTAAGCAAGGCAAGTATACAGCCTTCACGTATAGTATACCTATAGAAGTTCATTGA
- a CDS encoding HD domain-containing protein has product MLAFLNCEHINKLLDKLDLINHSFNKHIDLDKVKKAIFYAKKYHSNQKRDTGELYYTHPLEVAHMVSDHTFKTDIIITAILHDVIEDTKLTKEKIAMEFNNNIAEQVLALIRNICGKKTSSMKMIKTLVNQDKVELLLIKLLDRLDNIKTIFIKPAKRRQEIILETQQEFIPLAEYLKLPEIAIELNKYCELYAT; this is encoded by the coding sequence ATGTTGGCATTTTTAAATTGTGAACATATCAATAAACTACTTGATAAGCTGGACTTGATTAATCATAGTTTTAATAAACACATTGATCTTGATAAAGTAAAAAAAGCTATATTTTATGCAAAAAAATATCATAGCAATCAAAAGCGAGATACAGGAGAACTATACTACACACATCCATTAGAAGTAGCCCACATGGTATCAGACCACACCTTTAAAACTGATATAATTATTACTGCAATATTACACGATGTAATTGAGGATACAAAACTAACCAAAGAAAAGATAGCAATGGAATTTAATAATAACATTGCCGAGCAAGTTCTAGCTCTTATAAGAAACATATGTGGTAAGAAAACCAGTTCCATGAAAATGATTAAAACATTAGTGAATCAAGATAAAGTAGAGCTATTACTAATCAAACTATTGGACAGATTGGATAATATTAAAACTATATTCATAAAGCCAGCCAAAAGAAGACAAGAAATCATACTAGAAACGCAGCAAGAATTTATACCTCTTGCTGAATACCTTAAATTACCAGAGATTGCTATAGAGCTAAATAAATACTGTGAGCTTTATGCTACCTAA
- a CDS encoding Rpn family recombination-promoting nuclease/putative transposase: MHLSRFLDPKNDVAFKKIFGSEKNKDILIHFLNDILLFEGNREITEVEFLGTILDADIASKKESIVDVLCKDKNGAQYIIEMQVDPTQGFEKRAQYYAAKAYGRQPNRGKEGKYSDLKEVIFIAIADYKLFPNKEDYISRHVILDKKTYEHDLKDFSFTFIELPKFKKNRVEELSDITEKWCYFFKHAKETTLDGYHKIIGEDLIIKRAYEALDQFNWSEDELITYEQELKRIWDNKAVEDYKLERAKAEGKAEGKAEGKAEGKAEGKAEAKKDFAIKLLKSELSVETIAEYTDLSIQEVLNLKNSVK, translated from the coding sequence ATGCATTTATCAAGATTTTTAGATCCAAAGAATGATGTAGCATTTAAAAAGATATTTGGATCAGAAAAAAACAAGGACATACTAATACATTTTCTGAACGATATATTATTGTTTGAAGGGAATAGAGAAATAACAGAAGTAGAGTTTTTAGGTACGATATTAGACGCTGATATAGCGTCCAAAAAAGAATCAATAGTAGATGTTTTGTGTAAAGATAAAAACGGAGCGCAATATATAATAGAAATGCAAGTAGATCCTACACAAGGATTTGAAAAAAGAGCGCAGTATTATGCAGCAAAAGCATATGGTAGGCAACCAAATAGAGGAAAGGAAGGAAAATACTCAGACCTAAAGGAAGTTATATTTATAGCTATAGCAGATTATAAATTGTTTCCAAACAAAGAAGACTATATATCAAGGCATGTAATATTGGATAAAAAGACATATGAGCATGATCTAAAGGACTTTTCATTTACCTTTATAGAATTACCAAAATTTAAAAAAAATAGAGTGGAAGAGTTAAGTGATATAACAGAGAAGTGGTGCTATTTTTTTAAACATGCAAAAGAAACAACATTAGATGGATATCATAAAATAATAGGTGAAGATTTAATAATCAAAAGAGCGTATGAGGCATTAGATCAGTTTAATTGGAGCGAAGACGAACTAATAACCTATGAACAAGAGTTAAAGCGTATATGGGATAATAAAGCAGTAGAAGATTATAAACTCGAACGCGCTAAAGCTGAAGGTAAAGCTGAAGGTAAAGCTGAAGGTAAAGCTGAAGGTAAAGCTGAAGGTAAAGCTGAAGCAAAAAAAGATTTTGCAATAAAATTATTGAAATCTGAATTATCAGTTGAGACAATTGCTGAATATACGGATTTATCAATACAAGAAGTATTAAATTTAAAAAATAGCGTAAAATAA
- a CDS encoding toprim domain-containing protein, whose protein sequence is MAPHDSPITIITEGVETALSLKQAGINGKIIAAIGIHNFKNYQPFEGENIIIAADNDGQNSITMNTVDKAKKTLENSGAKVLKVMPTQEGDFNDLLQIHGAEAIRQIIIPEIAKLIKLNEIQNKSSEIPNQSDVKELYAKSLPLYDYNKKEKANAEVTTVNKFLENHTEIYSSKIFDNPNLRANMVFDEETQKSWPALTIFVKNDKDEITGAKILALNSKTCNKADAAENSVGTISGSFVEIAQQNSDYSSITILTENIETALSIKHAGVEGKILCAIEAQNLQNYNPASKEKIILAVKNDVNTEKAEKVLEDKEAVVCTVKNDFNNVLKTQGLYAVRNIISPEIRKLNEKNKSIQTNIQPRLCLKH, encoded by the coding sequence TTGGCACCACATGATTCGCCTATAACAATTATAACAGAAGGCGTTGAAACAGCTTTAAGTCTAAAACAAGCAGGAATTAATGGAAAAATTATCGCTGCTATTGGCATACATAATTTCAAGAACTATCAACCATTTGAAGGAGAAAACATAATCATAGCGGCAGATAATGATGGACAAAATTCTATAACAATGAATACTGTTGATAAAGCGAAAAAAACACTCGAAAATAGTGGAGCAAAGGTGTTAAAAGTGATGCCAACACAAGAAGGTGATTTCAACGACCTATTACAAATTCATGGGGCTGAAGCTATTAGACAGATTATAATACCTGAAATTGCCAAACTTATTAAATTGAACGAAATACAAAATAAATCATCTGAAATACCTAATCAAAGTGACGTTAAAGAATTATATGCAAAATCTTTGCCCCTATACGACTATAACAAAAAGGAAAAAGCTAATGCGGAAGTAACAACAGTCAACAAATTTTTAGAAAATCATACAGAAATTTATAGTTCAAAAATCTTTGACAATCCTAATTTAAGAGCAAATATGGTTTTTGATGAAGAGACTCAAAAATCCTGGCCTGCACTCACTATTTTTGTTAAAAATGACAAAGATGAAATTACTGGAGCTAAGATATTAGCCTTGAATTCAAAAACATGTAATAAAGCGGATGCAGCTGAAAATTCTGTTGGTACAATTAGTGGATCATTTGTTGAAATTGCTCAACAAAATTCAGACTACTCTTCTATAACAATTCTTACAGAGAATATTGAAACTGCTCTAAGCATTAAACATGCTGGAGTCGAAGGAAAAATCTTATGTGCCATTGAAGCCCAAAATTTGCAAAACTATAATCCTGCCTCAAAAGAAAAGATCATTCTAGCAGTTAAAAATGACGTAAATACTGAAAAAGCTGAAAAAGTTCTAGAGGATAAGGAAGCAGTAGTCTGTACAGTCAAAAATGACTTCAATAATGTATTAAAAACTCAAGGATTATATGCTGTTAGAAATATTATCAGCCCTGAAATAAGAAAACTTAATGAAAAGAATAAATCCATACAAACTAATATACAACCAAGATTATGTCTGAAACACTAG